The following coding sequences are from one Halomonas sp. HAL1 window:
- a CDS encoding LysR family transcriptional regulator, whose amino-acid sequence MLDFKELEAFVWAVRLGSFRKAATRLHLTQPSVSERISRLETTVGELLLERAARPIQPTMRGREFFVHAERMLHQRDEAMKLFDDEEAFSAPLRLGTIETIAHSWFPEFMRRLTERYPRLTIELTVDYSPVLNERLLGNELDIVLAMNGYSPQKQIDYESLSPYEMGMFVSPRHAHLLSESANIWGRQLPFISFGKLARPYTELVNYLAEQGVASPRIHSVSTLMTIVRMTTEGLGIGALPVATVLEEWQRGELHRLSLPVPLPAMHYDVIWRNANHPRFCRGVARLAQECACRYAQARRADMTTTLFSGRWVPSSASSGTTNATHH is encoded by the coding sequence ATGCTCGATTTTAAGGAACTTGAGGCGTTTGTATGGGCGGTGAGGCTTGGCTCCTTCCGCAAGGCGGCGACCCGTTTGCACCTTACTCAGCCCTCTGTTTCCGAGCGTATTTCGCGTCTTGAAACCACGGTGGGTGAGCTACTGTTGGAGCGTGCCGCCCGACCCATTCAGCCCACCATGCGTGGCCGCGAATTTTTTGTGCATGCTGAGCGGATGCTGCACCAGCGTGACGAGGCGATGAAGCTTTTCGATGACGAAGAGGCGTTTTCTGCGCCATTGCGGCTCGGCACGATTGAAACTATCGCCCATAGCTGGTTTCCCGAGTTTATGCGCAGGCTTACCGAGCGCTATCCACGGCTGACTATCGAACTGACTGTGGATTACTCGCCAGTGCTCAACGAACGGCTACTGGGCAACGAACTGGATATTGTACTGGCGATGAATGGTTATTCGCCGCAGAAGCAGATCGATTATGAGTCGTTGAGTCCGTATGAAATGGGCATGTTTGTCTCACCCCGGCACGCCCATTTGCTCAGCGAAAGTGCCAATATCTGGGGCAGGCAATTACCGTTCATTTCATTTGGCAAGCTGGCGCGCCCTTATACGGAACTGGTGAATTACCTGGCCGAGCAGGGCGTAGCCAGCCCACGTATTCATAGCGTCAGTACGCTGATGACGATTGTACGCATGACCACAGAGGGGTTAGGGATCGGCGCGCTGCCGGTGGCCACCGTGCTGGAAGAGTGGCAGCGAGGAGAGCTCCACCGCTTGTCACTGCCGGTGCCGTTACCCGCCATGCACTATGATGTGATATGGCGCAACGCTAACCACCCACGCTTTTGCCGGGGCGTTGCTCGGCTGGCACAGGAGTGCGCCTGCCGCTATGCCCAGGCGCGCCGTGCCGATATGACAACAACACTTTTCTCTGGGCGCTGGGTACCCAGCAGCGCCTCCTCTGGTACTACCAATGCAACACACCATTAG
- a CDS encoding 5-oxoprolinase subunit PxpA, with protein MAIPLLNCDMGESFGNWTIGLDAEAMPYVDCANIACGFHASDPHVMRRTVKLAAQHDVRIGAHPGYPDLMGFGRRSMACSPEEAEDMVLYQVGALAGICQAEGTRLSYIKPHGALYNDMAANPALLEGVMRAVRAYDPSLPLTIMSTANPEPHRELAAKLGITLWFETFADRAYDTNGHLASRRLPNAVHHDQNTIVDQAIKLAKGEPLTALDGTPLQLACDTLCVHGDNPESVAAVRAIREAFQMLEQA; from the coding sequence ATGGCCATTCCCCTGCTTAATTGCGATATGGGCGAAAGTTTCGGCAACTGGACGATCGGCCTCGATGCCGAGGCAATGCCCTATGTCGATTGCGCCAACATCGCCTGCGGCTTCCACGCTTCCGACCCCCATGTGATGCGACGCACCGTCAAGCTGGCGGCCCAGCATGATGTTCGCATTGGCGCGCACCCTGGCTACCCTGACTTGATGGGATTTGGTCGCCGCTCGATGGCCTGCTCGCCTGAAGAGGCTGAAGATATGGTGCTCTACCAGGTAGGCGCCCTGGCAGGCATTTGCCAGGCAGAAGGCACCCGGCTCAGCTACATCAAACCCCACGGGGCACTGTATAACGACATGGCCGCCAACCCGGCGCTGCTCGAAGGCGTCATGCGCGCCGTGCGTGCTTACGATCCGAGCCTGCCGCTGACGATCATGTCGACTGCTAACCCCGAACCACATCGCGAGCTGGCCGCCAAACTGGGCATTACCCTCTGGTTCGAGACCTTTGCCGATCGCGCTTACGATACCAATGGCCACCTGGCCTCTCGCCGTTTACCCAACGCCGTACACCACGACCAGAACACCATTGTGGATCAGGCCATTAAGCTGGCCAAAGGCGAGCCGCTCACCGCGCTCGACGGCACACCATTGCAGCTAGCCTGCGATACGCTCTGCGTTCACGGCGACAACCCTGAATCAGTGGCGGCCGTGCGCGCCATTCGTGAGGCCTTTCAGATGCTGGAGCAGGCGTGA
- a CDS encoding allophanate hydrolase subunit 1, which yields MEMRIETAAMDALMVRLFDTIDEANMAWVISADQALRRAFGAALIDLVPSYTTLLVHYDCQQLTHTEAIGLINKALLGLTPVDTQAGELHDILVWYDESVGPELPLVAKRAGLSVDELIKQHCNHDYCVFALGFAPGYGFMGLVDEAIATPRLKTPRRKVAAGSVGIADRQTAIYPLLSPGGWNILGRTNVPLFEHAKRGEPLFRPGDKVRFRAISREEFEADGGDTTPMEERP from the coding sequence ATGGAAATGCGCATTGAAACCGCCGCCATGGATGCCCTGATGGTGCGCCTGTTCGACACCATCGATGAAGCGAATATGGCCTGGGTGATCTCTGCCGACCAAGCTCTGCGAAGAGCCTTTGGCGCTGCGCTCATTGATCTGGTGCCTTCTTACACCACGCTATTAGTCCATTACGACTGCCAGCAGTTGACCCACACTGAGGCTATCGGCCTTATTAATAAAGCGCTGTTAGGCCTCACCCCAGTTGACACCCAAGCCGGTGAGCTACACGACATCCTCGTGTGGTACGACGAAAGCGTGGGGCCTGAGCTACCCCTGGTCGCCAAGCGGGCAGGCTTAAGCGTCGACGAACTCATCAAGCAGCACTGCAACCATGATTACTGTGTCTTCGCGCTGGGTTTCGCGCCAGGATACGGCTTTATGGGCTTAGTCGATGAAGCAATAGCGACGCCGCGCTTGAAAACACCACGCCGTAAAGTGGCAGCAGGCAGCGTGGGCATTGCTGATCGCCAAACCGCGATTTATCCGCTGCTTTCGCCGGGCGGCTGGAATATTCTGGGTCGCACCAACGTGCCGCTATTCGAGCATGCCAAACGTGGCGAGCCGCTGTTTCGCCCCGGCGACAAGGTGCGCTTTAGAGCGATCTCCCGGGAAGAGTTTGAAGCCGACGGTGGGGATACCACCCCAATGGAGGAGCGCCCATGA
- a CDS encoding biotin-dependent carboxyltransferase family protein has protein sequence MSHVAINETQNGMVVKQAGPLALIQDAGRFGVGHLGVTQGGAADWISFRWANWLLGNALNSAALEIVMGGGLSFETESEVRLALTGADLDAQLDGKPLAPNTSFKLQPGQRLVFRQPRQGLRAYLAFPGGLNAPEVLGSRACTAREQLGGLHEDGKPLKVGDRLTWKGAAPAVRRIAAGQGPQMPASNCHLPIVLGSQVAAFSGRSLFQAFNQSWAVDNRADRMGVRLTGPALHGSLTGIISEGIPLGAVQVPPDGQPIVLMNDRQTIGGYPRLGALTPIACATLAQCLPGTKVWLTPVSASQAQDDYRQQLTVWR, from the coding sequence ATGAGCCACGTCGCCATCAATGAAACACAAAATGGCATGGTCGTTAAACAAGCGGGGCCACTCGCACTGATTCAGGATGCTGGCCGGTTTGGCGTTGGCCATTTAGGGGTTACCCAGGGTGGTGCCGCCGACTGGATCTCGTTTCGCTGGGCCAACTGGCTACTCGGCAACGCCTTAAACAGCGCCGCGTTGGAGATTGTGATGGGCGGCGGGTTGAGTTTTGAAACCGAAAGCGAAGTCCGCCTGGCCTTGACCGGTGCCGATCTAGACGCTCAGTTGGATGGCAAACCGCTCGCACCCAATACCAGCTTCAAGCTACAGCCCGGTCAGCGCTTGGTATTTCGCCAACCGCGCCAGGGCCTGCGCGCCTATCTCGCTTTTCCAGGTGGGCTGAATGCACCGGAAGTGCTTGGCAGCCGCGCCTGTACCGCTCGCGAGCAATTGGGTGGCCTGCACGAAGATGGTAAACCGCTAAAAGTGGGCGACCGCTTGACTTGGAAAGGTGCCGCTCCGGCGGTTCGCCGTATTGCGGCAGGCCAAGGCCCGCAGATGCCAGCATCAAACTGCCACCTACCCATCGTGCTCGGTTCACAAGTTGCCGCCTTCAGCGGCCGCTCTCTTTTCCAAGCTTTCAATCAATCCTGGGCAGTGGATAACCGTGCCGATCGTATGGGCGTGCGACTGACCGGCCCTGCCCTGCACGGCTCTCTCACCGGCATTATTTCCGAGGGTATTCCCTTGGGAGCAGTTCAAGTACCGCCTGACGGCCAGCCCATCGTGCTGATGAATGATCGCCAAACCATTGGTGGCTACCCACGCCTGGGTGCCCTCACTCCCATCGCCTGCGCTACGCTGGCCCAGTGTTTGCCCGGCACCAAAGTGTGGCTGACGCCGGTCAGCGCCAGCCAGGCGCAAGATGATTATCGACAACAGCTAACGGTTTGGCGCTAA
- a CDS encoding sodium:solute symporter family protein, whose product MTESLIWWSIAIYLLVAIGIAILSRQSPAKSGSESMSGYFLGNRQMNGFVSALSYSATTYSAFMMVGLAGLTYAGGVGALGFEIIYFAGVSLVAVFGPKFWAVGKKFGFVTPSEMLGHRYNSKHVAVAVSIASCIFLIPYSAVQLAGVGYLLQGITDGAITFTTGVVLATVIAIFFSYIAGIRSVMWTDSLQAIMMIVASTLVAFMVIQGLGGFGALFDTLATEHPQSLTVPGPGLFSFVTFLGLTIPWFFFSLSNPQVSQRLFMPSSLRSMRQMLLGFLVFGFIYTIVSVLWGFSALAAFPSLESADLATPTLLASEFVPPVLGVIVMIGIMAAAVSTIDSIMLTLASMVSRDVYANVKPNASEKRQLLVGKLVVPVIALMALAFAELQLDLIAVLSVAASSGLVAMVPAIIGAFYWKRGTAAGALASVVGTSAFVLLMYATGNSLLGLPAGVWGIVVASVLFVGVSLVTKPHQATTDAFFSAIAEELGKKRRHKAFN is encoded by the coding sequence ATGACTGAGTCGCTCATTTGGTGGTCCATTGCTATCTACTTATTGGTCGCTATAGGCATTGCTATTCTGTCGCGCCAAAGCCCGGCGAAAAGTGGTTCAGAAAGCATGTCGGGCTACTTTTTAGGCAACCGACAAATGAACGGCTTTGTCTCCGCGCTAAGTTACAGTGCCACCACTTATAGTGCCTTTATGATGGTGGGGCTGGCTGGCCTTACCTATGCCGGAGGCGTTGGCGCGCTAGGTTTCGAAATTATCTACTTTGCCGGTGTTTCCCTGGTGGCTGTTTTCGGGCCTAAATTCTGGGCGGTCGGCAAAAAGTTTGGTTTTGTGACCCCAAGCGAGATGCTGGGTCACCGTTACAACAGCAAACATGTGGCGGTGGCTGTCTCAATTGCCAGCTGTATCTTCTTGATTCCTTACTCGGCCGTTCAGCTCGCTGGCGTCGGTTACCTGCTTCAAGGTATTACCGATGGCGCCATTACCTTTACCACCGGGGTGGTACTGGCCACGGTGATCGCAATCTTCTTCTCCTACATCGCGGGAATTCGTTCGGTCATGTGGACCGACTCGCTTCAGGCCATCATGATGATTGTTGCCTCAACGCTGGTGGCTTTCATGGTGATTCAGGGCCTGGGGGGATTTGGCGCGCTATTCGATACGCTGGCAACGGAACACCCGCAGTCACTGACGGTACCTGGACCTGGGTTGTTTAGCTTTGTCACTTTCTTGGGGCTTACTATTCCGTGGTTCTTCTTTAGCCTGTCTAATCCGCAAGTCAGCCAGCGCCTGTTTATGCCCTCGTCGCTGCGTTCCATGCGTCAAATGCTGCTGGGTTTCCTAGTGTTTGGCTTTATCTACACCATTGTTTCCGTGCTGTGGGGGTTCTCTGCCTTAGCGGCTTTCCCCAGTCTTGAAAGTGCTGATTTAGCCACGCCCACGCTGCTAGCCTCAGAGTTTGTTCCACCAGTATTAGGCGTGATTGTGATGATCGGCATCATGGCGGCCGCCGTTTCTACTATCGATTCGATCATGCTGACCCTGGCCTCCATGGTCTCCCGTGATGTTTATGCCAACGTCAAACCTAACGCCAGTGAAAAGCGCCAACTGCTGGTGGGTAAGTTGGTGGTGCCGGTGATTGCGTTAATGGCGCTGGCCTTCGCCGAGCTACAGCTTGACCTTATTGCGGTGCTGTCGGTGGCTGCATCGTCGGGGCTCGTGGCCATGGTACCCGCTATTATTGGCGCCTTTTATTGGAAACGAGGCACCGCTGCCGGAGCACTGGCCAGTGTGGTGGGCACCAGCGCCTTTGTACTGTTGATGTATGCCACCGGCAACTCGCTACTGGGGCTGCCTGCCGGTGTATGGGGCATTGTAGTCGCTAGTGTGCTGTTTGTTGGCGTTAGCCTTGTAACCAAACCTCATCAAGCCACCACGGATGCTTTCTTTAGCGCCATCGCTGAAGAGCTGGGAAAAAAGCGTCGGCATAAGGCTTTTAACTGA
- a CDS encoding XdhC family protein produces MHHLDLQVIERALKWANQGLTVWLCTVLKTFGSSPREPGAMLVACSTGDYLGSLSGGCVEEDFIARLQRGEFDQPAQRIMYGGVDSSTTVRLPCGGSLEVLVEQLTPSADNLVHLEVMHATLLGRQPLTRCISLSDGRKRFNPSTLSEPAVTFDASSVNVRIGPALRLIIAGISSVTSPCALFAQSLGFEVIVCDPNDDARKNFKVPSVEVQAILPSVFIASGGCHANTAVVALSHDPRIDDLAMIEAVRTEAFYIGVMGSQPTSQQRAERLLRSSGLKDTQLARITMPIGLNLGSKTPSEIALAVMADIVRHYRGKTDMSCSYIKSLAIQQAS; encoded by the coding sequence ATGCACCACCTTGATCTGCAGGTTATCGAACGCGCGTTGAAATGGGCCAATCAGGGGCTGACCGTTTGGCTCTGCACGGTTTTGAAAACCTTCGGCTCATCCCCAAGAGAACCGGGTGCCATGCTGGTCGCTTGTTCAACGGGGGACTACCTGGGATCACTGTCAGGCGGCTGTGTGGAAGAAGATTTTATCGCCCGACTGCAAAGAGGCGAGTTTGACCAACCCGCCCAACGGATAATGTATGGCGGCGTCGACAGCTCAACCACTGTCCGCTTGCCCTGCGGAGGCAGTCTGGAAGTGCTCGTTGAACAACTGACTCCCTCTGCCGACAACCTCGTTCACCTTGAAGTGATGCATGCCACCTTGCTGGGCCGACAGCCGCTCACTCGCTGTATCTCGCTGTCCGATGGGCGCAAGCGCTTCAACCCATCCACATTGTCAGAACCTGCCGTTACTTTTGATGCCTCCAGCGTCAATGTCCGCATTGGCCCAGCGCTGCGGCTGATCATTGCCGGCATCTCATCGGTCACTTCGCCCTGCGCCCTGTTTGCCCAATCGCTCGGTTTTGAAGTCATTGTCTGCGACCCCAACGATGATGCCCGCAAAAATTTCAAAGTGCCTAGCGTGGAAGTGCAAGCGATACTGCCTTCCGTTTTTATCGCCTCGGGCGGCTGCCATGCCAATACAGCCGTGGTCGCGTTGTCCCATGATCCGCGTATTGATGATTTGGCGATGATCGAGGCCGTCCGCACGGAGGCGTTTTACATTGGCGTGATGGGGTCTCAGCCAACGTCGCAACAGCGTGCAGAGCGGCTATTACGCTCCAGTGGCCTGAAAGACACTCAGTTGGCAAGGATTACCATGCCTATTGGTCTCAATTTAGGCAGCAAAACGCCGTCCGAGATTGCGTTGGCAGTCATGGCCGATATTGTGCGTCATTATCGTGGAAAAACCGACATGAGCTGTAGCTATATAAAGTCATTAGCGATACAGCAGGCAAGCTAG
- a CDS encoding IS630 family transposase → MSRRLRFVSLTPDQQRILNEAYQYGEKRALRRRAHAILLNHKGHTINQIRDIIGVKRDTVSTWLSQWEADGIEGLQDKPREGRPHLLSESDLAVLEQLVEEYPHQLPVLHAKFQEQTGNVVSQDTLRRALKKGYSCKRIRRSLRAHRDEADFRHTQEIINVLKEWEDDGECDLYFFDEAGFSQSSSLPYAWSPIAKPWEVTAYPHSKRLNVLGFLTRKGEFFHHMTTDSVTTETVIEAFDQFAAHKDPDAFAVVILDNARMHRSKAFQRKLIDWMAHRIHLVYLSPYSPELNLIEILWREIKYRWLPLTAYSSFDKLCEAVKKVCNGYGTDYSITFA, encoded by the coding sequence ATGTCTCGGCGCTTACGTTTCGTTTCTTTAACACCTGACCAGCAACGTATCTTAAATGAAGCCTACCAGTACGGCGAAAAGAGAGCACTACGTCGTCGGGCCCACGCCATTCTGCTCAACCACAAGGGCCATACGATTAACCAGATTCGCGATATTATTGGGGTTAAGCGCGATACGGTATCGACTTGGTTATCCCAATGGGAAGCAGACGGTATTGAAGGTCTTCAAGACAAGCCTCGCGAAGGACGCCCGCACCTTCTCAGCGAGAGCGATCTTGCTGTGTTAGAACAACTGGTTGAAGAGTATCCCCATCAATTGCCTGTCCTCCATGCCAAGTTTCAGGAGCAGACAGGTAACGTCGTCAGCCAGGACACGTTGCGGCGCGCGTTAAAAAAAGGCTATAGCTGTAAGCGGATACGCCGCTCATTGAGGGCACATCGTGACGAAGCGGATTTCCGCCATACGCAAGAGATAATCAATGTATTGAAGGAGTGGGAAGATGATGGTGAGTGCGATCTCTATTTCTTTGATGAAGCCGGTTTCTCGCAATCATCGTCACTTCCTTATGCATGGAGCCCGATAGCCAAGCCCTGGGAAGTCACGGCCTACCCACACAGCAAACGGCTGAATGTACTGGGCTTTCTCACCAGAAAAGGTGAGTTTTTTCACCATATGACCACCGACTCAGTGACCACTGAAACCGTTATAGAAGCCTTTGATCAGTTTGCGGCACATAAAGACCCTGACGCATTCGCCGTCGTGATACTGGATAATGCCAGGATGCACCGTTCCAAGGCGTTCCAGCGCAAACTTATTGATTGGATGGCACATCGCATTCACCTGGTCTACTTGTCGCCATATTCGCCGGAGCTGAATCTGATCGAAATCCTTTGGCGCGAAATCAAATACCGGTGGCTACCGTTAACAGCCTACAGTTCGTTCGATAAGCTTTGTGAAGCGGTCAAAAAAGTATGTAATGGTTACGGCACTGATTACTCAATAACTTTTGCATAA
- a CDS encoding methyl-accepting chemotaxis protein — MKKISRLSLTQKLLAAVAIPLLAVAVILGIVVNQQLNNAIPSLIDNAGTRQVEARADEISRWITGYRNWIAVLAKDERLVEDVPIASHREWLEKRYPPGGTIESLFFSDASGATLTHAGVNLEIAERPYFQTLVTEGSQDSLLSDPVISMISGLPTAIVADTVFDERGNRAGLLGMTVSMAAVSDITSDINVGEGSYGWLIDSQGQVIAHPNEEYRMSLNYTDADQQGYQGLDALSQQILNGTAGSGEITMPSGEQTVLMWSPVEGTSWVVGVTVPITAFTTVTNSLLQSLLLAGGLLLVLLLVVVAYAARRSLAPIKHTAAAMADIAQGKGDLTRRLEAKTNDEIGDLAHGFNAFVERMQLTLQEVRQNARTVLSDASDMADGTQELSSRTEQAAANLQETSASMEQIHSTVAHTSQASEQANSLALEAANASERGTESMNQMEAKMAAISDSANKISDIIGLIDSIAFQTNILALNASVEAARAGEQGRGFAVVASEVRTLASRSASAAHDIRALIDMSVSHSKEGGDIVKAAAERMQEIRHSVTQVSDVIAEIAAGAREQTTGIQQVNTAVAEMDMMTQQNAAMVSQSANLAASMRDNARGLDRLMSEFVLHEGGSPSALPYTATHKERAVTRSTGTSSAPARSNQPPATQPRQEAPEWEEF; from the coding sequence ATGAAAAAAATTTCTCGTCTCTCACTGACGCAGAAACTGCTGGCTGCTGTCGCCATTCCGCTGTTAGCGGTGGCTGTCATTTTAGGTATTGTCGTCAATCAACAGCTCAATAATGCTATTCCATCGTTAATCGATAATGCAGGGACTCGGCAAGTAGAAGCACGAGCCGATGAAATTAGCCGTTGGATTACAGGATACCGCAATTGGATAGCCGTACTTGCTAAGGATGAACGTTTGGTAGAAGACGTGCCAATTGCCTCTCATCGCGAGTGGCTCGAAAAACGCTACCCTCCAGGGGGCACCATTGAGTCACTTTTCTTCTCTGATGCTTCCGGGGCAACATTGACCCACGCAGGCGTCAACCTAGAGATAGCCGAACGCCCCTACTTTCAGACCCTAGTGACCGAGGGCAGCCAAGACAGCCTTCTCAGTGATCCTGTTATCTCCATGATTAGTGGTTTACCAACGGCTATTGTCGCCGACACCGTGTTTGATGAACGCGGTAATAGGGCGGGGTTGCTAGGCATGACGGTCTCCATGGCTGCCGTTTCTGACATTACTTCCGATATCAATGTTGGCGAAGGAAGCTATGGCTGGCTCATCGACAGCCAGGGGCAAGTCATTGCCCACCCGAATGAAGAGTATCGGATGTCACTCAATTACACCGATGCCGATCAGCAGGGCTACCAAGGCCTGGATGCATTGAGCCAACAAATACTCAATGGTACGGCCGGCTCAGGTGAAATTACTATGCCCAGCGGCGAACAGACAGTTCTCATGTGGAGCCCGGTGGAAGGCACCTCCTGGGTGGTGGGTGTCACCGTACCCATCACAGCCTTTACGACCGTTACCAACAGCCTGCTACAGTCGCTACTGCTGGCAGGCGGACTGCTACTGGTATTGCTATTGGTGGTGGTTGCCTATGCGGCACGTCGCTCTCTCGCTCCTATCAAGCATACAGCAGCTGCCATGGCAGACATCGCCCAAGGTAAAGGCGACCTAACGCGCAGATTAGAAGCCAAAACAAACGATGAAATTGGCGACCTCGCCCATGGCTTTAATGCGTTTGTGGAACGCATGCAATTAACGCTTCAGGAAGTACGCCAAAACGCGCGCACGGTATTATCAGATGCCAGCGATATGGCAGATGGTACTCAGGAACTTTCATCGCGTACCGAACAAGCGGCCGCCAACCTCCAGGAAACGTCCGCCTCAATGGAGCAAATCCACTCCACTGTAGCGCACACTTCCCAGGCTTCAGAACAAGCCAATAGCCTTGCGCTAGAGGCTGCCAATGCCTCCGAACGTGGTACAGAGTCCATGAACCAGATGGAAGCCAAGATGGCAGCCATCAGTGATTCGGCCAACAAGATCAGCGATATCATTGGCTTGATTGACTCGATTGCGTTCCAGACCAACATATTGGCACTCAACGCCTCGGTGGAAGCGGCCCGTGCTGGCGAACAGGGTCGCGGTTTTGCTGTGGTCGCCAGCGAAGTACGCACTCTCGCCAGTCGCTCGGCTTCTGCTGCTCACGATATTCGTGCGTTGATCGATATGTCCGTTAGCCACTCAAAAGAAGGCGGCGACATCGTCAAGGCAGCGGCTGAGCGCATGCAGGAGATTCGTCATAGCGTCACTCAGGTATCCGATGTGATTGCTGAAATTGCCGCAGGCGCACGAGAGCAGACGACCGGTATCCAGCAGGTCAACACCGCCGTGGCAGAGATGGATATGATGACCCAGCAGAATGCCGCCATGGTCAGCCAAAGCGCGAACCTTGCCGCTTCCATGCGCGACAACGCCCGCGGCCTTGATCGGTTGATGAGCGAGTTTGTGCTCCATGAAGGGGGCTCCCCCTCCGCGTTGCCCTATACCGCCACCCACAAAGAGCGAGCAGTAACCCGCTCTACCGGTACATCATCGGCACCGGCACGCAGCAATCAACCACCCGCCACCCAGCCAAGGCAGGAAGCGCCAGAGTGGGAAGAGTTCTAA